A region from the Nostoc sp. HK-01 genome encodes:
- a CDS encoding single-stranded nucleic acid binding R3H domain-containing protein, with product MSNSSMQRGQQWLKSLLELTGVSAEIRGDIEVAQPQYDDAPEPDNYWLTIEETNLTSTQIQVLIGADGSVLDAIQYLANSVLNLNQPQEEQASYTIELNGYRVKRQAEIRALAEAAADEVRTFGREVEIKSLSSAERRQIHTFLKEFSDLETFSRGKEPHRHLVVRPAVE from the coding sequence ATGAGTAACAGTTCCATGCAGCGAGGTCAGCAGTGGTTAAAATCACTGCTGGAGCTTACTGGGGTCTCTGCGGAGATTCGGGGTGATATAGAAGTAGCCCAACCTCAATATGACGATGCCCCAGAACCAGATAATTACTGGTTGACAATTGAAGAAACCAACTTAACATCGACGCAAATTCAAGTTCTCATTGGTGCTGATGGTTCTGTGCTAGATGCAATTCAGTATCTAGCTAATTCTGTCCTTAACCTGAACCAACCACAGGAAGAACAAGCATCCTACACCATTGAGTTGAATGGTTATCGCGTCAAAAGGCAAGCAGAAATTCGCGCTTTAGCTGAAGCAGCAGCTGACGAAGTGCGAACCTTTGGTAGAGAAGTGGAAATTAAATCCCTTAGTTCAGCTGAACGGCGGCAAATCCACACCTTCCTCAAGGAATTTTCTGATTTAGAAACCTTCAGCCGTGGTAAAGAACCACATCGTCATTTGGTTGTGCGTCCAGCGGTGGAATGA
- a CDS encoding polysaccharide deacetylase has product MEHNKSLLWPQGILIALLALGATLSIAVMMLLRPNASEAQSNQRININNNLVAKVGTQKRIEGLKAAMLTTWQQEAQAKGLGYALATRFQGAVIKEAKLSPNQKVIALTFDDGPWPESTAQVLEILKQNNIKATFFVVGQNVKNFPDLLKRVSAEGHVIANHTWHHWYHFMNQQAAAYEIEHTTDMIYQTTGVKTNLFRPPGGIMHNGVAAYAKNAKYAIVMWSSDSIDYSQPTVPKLIDNVFRLAKPGGIVLMHDGGGNRSRTVQALPEIINRFRKQGYRFVTVPELLEMEDKAQSLIAKKK; this is encoded by the coding sequence GTGGAACACAATAAATCGTTACTTTGGCCGCAAGGTATCTTGATTGCTTTGCTTGCCTTGGGTGCTACATTAAGCATTGCTGTTATGATGCTTCTGAGACCAAATGCTTCTGAAGCACAAAGCAATCAGCGTATAAATATAAATAATAATTTAGTTGCTAAAGTTGGTACTCAAAAGCGGATTGAGGGTTTAAAAGCTGCAATGCTAACGACTTGGCAACAAGAAGCACAAGCTAAAGGTCTTGGTTATGCTTTAGCTACACGCTTTCAAGGGGCAGTAATTAAAGAGGCTAAACTTAGTCCAAATCAAAAAGTAATCGCACTAACGTTTGATGATGGGCCTTGGCCTGAAAGTACGGCTCAAGTACTAGAAATTCTCAAACAGAATAATATCAAAGCCACATTTTTTGTAGTTGGTCAAAACGTCAAAAATTTTCCAGACTTACTCAAGCGGGTAAGTGCTGAAGGTCATGTCATTGCTAACCACACTTGGCATCACTGGTATCATTTTATGAATCAACAGGCAGCGGCCTATGAAATTGAGCATACAACAGACATGATTTACCAGACGACAGGTGTCAAAACAAATTTGTTTCGCCCACCTGGAGGAATAATGCACAATGGCGTAGCCGCATACGCTAAAAATGCCAAGTATGCCATTGTGATGTGGTCGTCTGATTCGATTGACTATTCCCAGCCTACTGTACCAAAGCTGATTGATAATGTCTTTCGGTTAGCTAAACCAGGGGGTATTGTCCTGATGCACGATGGCGGTGGAAATCGTTCCCGCACTGTGCAAGCTTTACCAGAGATTATTAATAGATTTCGCAAGCAAGGATACCGTTTTGTGACTGTTCCAGAACTTTTAGAAATGGAAGATAAAGCACAAAGTCTAATTGCCAAGAAAAAGTAA
- a CDS encoding family 2 glycosyl transferase codes for MIQPIYSLVIPIYNEQENITEMYRRLHHVAEQLDGEVELILVDDGSRDRSLSMIRELRHLDSRVRYLSFARNFGHQIAVTAGLNFVQGKCAIIMDADLQDPPELIFQMLEKWQQGYEVVYAQRLSRKQESWLKRFTAYAFYRILRRLSHVDIPTDTGDFCLLDRQVVDILNAMPERNRYIRGLRAWVGFRQTSVLFEREPRFAGKVKYTFGKSWALAIDGIISFSTVPLKLATYLGMVAAAIALLMILLVLYWRLFDHTSPLIGYSLITIAIFFLGSVQLICIGILGEYIGRIYEEVKARPIYTVKETGGLIKISEMQSK; via the coding sequence GTGATTCAACCAATATACTCTTTAGTAATTCCCATTTATAACGAACAAGAAAATATTACAGAAATGTATCGTCGTCTGCATCATGTGGCGGAGCAGTTAGACGGTGAAGTTGAGTTAATTTTAGTGGATGATGGTAGCCGCGATCGCTCTTTGAGTATGATTCGAGAACTTCGCCATCTCGATAGTAGAGTGCGTTACCTCAGTTTTGCGCGAAATTTTGGTCATCAAATCGCTGTCACCGCTGGGCTAAATTTTGTCCAAGGCAAATGTGCAATTATTATGGATGCGGATCTGCAAGATCCCCCAGAATTAATCTTCCAGATGCTGGAAAAATGGCAACAAGGCTATGAAGTAGTGTATGCTCAACGTCTATCGCGTAAACAAGAAAGTTGGCTAAAACGCTTTACTGCTTATGCTTTTTACCGTATTCTCCGGCGTTTATCTCATGTCGATATCCCAACAGATACAGGAGATTTCTGTTTACTAGACCGACAGGTTGTAGATATTCTCAATGCTATGCCCGAACGTAATCGTTACATTCGCGGTTTACGCGCTTGGGTGGGTTTTCGCCAAACTTCTGTACTTTTTGAACGAGAACCGCGTTTTGCTGGCAAAGTTAAGTATACTTTTGGTAAGTCTTGGGCTTTAGCCATTGATGGCATTATTTCCTTTTCCACAGTGCCATTAAAGTTAGCTACTTATTTAGGTATGGTAGCAGCTGCGATCGCTCTATTGATGATCCTCCTAGTACTGTATTGGCGTTTATTTGACCATACTAGTCCTTTAATTGGCTACAGCTTGATTACAATTGCTATATTTTTTCTCGGTTCTGTACAGTTAATTTGTATTGGTATTTTAGGCGAGTATATTGGGCGAATTTACGAAGAAGTTAAAGCCCGCCCTATATATACAGTCAAAGAAACTGGTGGTTTGATTAAAATCTCAGAAATGCAGTCTAAATAG
- a CDS encoding NAD(P) transhydrogenase beta subunit, which translates to MSDFLPTGIQLTYLVAASLFIFGLKKLGSPATARNGNVIAAVGMLLAIVATMLDQHVLNYEMILLGLAIGSGIGAIAAYKVQMTEMPQMVGLLNGLGGAASALVAVAEFWRLLEHSQPIPLDVNISMLLDVLIGGVTFTGSFLAFAKLQGLISGSPITFPFQQPFNLLLLGAYLAGSAYLIVTPDSLPIFLAVTAVSLVLGVMFVIPIGGGDMPVVISLLNSLSGVAASAAGFVVMNNMLIIAGALVGASGLILTEIMCKAMNRSLFSVLFSAFGSGSAAGGAAAAGATDQTVRSIDPEEGAMMLGYARNVVIVPGYGMAVAQAQHSVRELADQLERMGVDVKYAIHPVAGRMPGHMNVLLAEANVPYTQLYDMDDINPQFEQADVALVIGANDVVNPAARSDSNSPIYGMPILEVDRAKQTIVIKRGMSAGFAGVDNELFYKDKTTMLFGSAKDMVAKLVSEVKQL; encoded by the coding sequence GTGAGCGACTTTTTACCAACTGGAATTCAGCTGACGTACTTAGTCGCTGCATCCTTATTCATTTTCGGTTTGAAAAAGCTGGGTTCACCCGCCACAGCCCGGAATGGGAATGTGATTGCCGCTGTGGGTATGCTGTTGGCAATTGTGGCAACAATGCTAGATCAGCATGTGTTGAATTATGAAATGATTTTGTTAGGCTTGGCGATTGGTTCAGGCATTGGTGCGATCGCAGCTTACAAAGTTCAAATGACCGAAATGCCCCAAATGGTGGGCTTACTCAACGGCTTAGGCGGTGCAGCTTCGGCACTAGTCGCTGTCGCAGAATTTTGGCGGTTACTAGAACACTCTCAACCCATCCCTTTAGATGTCAACATTTCCATGTTGTTGGATGTGTTAATTGGGGGTGTCACCTTCACAGGTAGTTTTCTCGCCTTTGCCAAATTACAAGGTTTAATTAGCGGTTCCCCCATTACATTTCCTTTCCAGCAACCATTTAACTTGTTGCTGCTAGGTGCTTATCTAGCTGGTAGTGCTTACTTAATCGTCACACCAGATAGCTTACCCATATTCTTGGCGGTGACTGCTGTTTCTTTAGTATTGGGTGTCATGTTCGTCATCCCCATTGGTGGCGGCGATATGCCCGTGGTAATTTCACTGTTAAACTCTTTGTCGGGTGTAGCCGCATCCGCAGCCGGGTTTGTGGTGATGAACAATATGTTAATTATCGCCGGCGCATTGGTGGGAGCCTCCGGCCTCATCCTGACAGAAATCATGTGTAAAGCGATGAACCGTTCTCTGTTCAGCGTACTATTCAGTGCTTTTGGTTCAGGTAGTGCGGCTGGTGGTGCAGCTGCGGCTGGTGCAACAGATCAAACCGTCCGCAGCATTGATCCCGAAGAAGGCGCGATGATGTTGGGTTATGCCCGGAACGTGGTAATTGTTCCTGGTTACGGTATGGCAGTTGCTCAAGCGCAACACAGCGTGCGGGAATTGGCAGACCAATTAGAACGTATGGGTGTTGATGTGAAGTATGCCATTCACCCTGTAGCGGGAAGAATGCCCGGACACATGAACGTGTTATTGGCTGAGGCGAATGTGCCTTACACCCAGTTGTATGACATGGATGATATCAATCCCCAATTTGAGCAAGCGGATGTAGCTTTGGTAATTGGCGCGAATGATGTGGTAAATCCGGCGGCGCGTAGCGATAGTAATAGCCCCATTTACGGAATGCCAATTTTGGAAGTAGATCGGGCAAAACAAACAATTGTAATTAAGCGCGGTATGAGTGCAGGTTTTGCTGGTGTAGATAATGAATTGTTCTACAAAGATAAAACCACAATGTTGTTTGGTAGCGCGAAAGATATGGTGGCAAAGTTAGTTTCAGAAGTGAAGCAACTTTAA
- a CDS encoding NAD(P) transhydrogenase subunit alpha has translation MRIAVAKEIEVCERRVGLNPDTVARLVKQGLEVWVEKGAGERSFFSDSAYQAAGAKIISDTVQLWNEADILLKVSPPQEREDGRSEIDLLREGSILISFLNPLGNPLVAQHLANRKVTALSMELIPRSTRAQSMDALSSQASLAGYKAVLIAAAALPKYFPMLTTAAGTIAPAKVFIMGAGVAGLQAIATARRLGAVVEAFDIRPAVKEEVQSLGAKFVEVKLEEETTAAGGYAKEISEASKQRTQEVVTEHVKNADVVITTAQVPGRKAPLLVTEEMVAQMKPGSVIVDLAAEQGGNCACTDPGKDIVWNGITIIGPINLPSSMPVHASQLYAKNVTSLMQLLIKDKALQINFADDIVDAACITHAGEIRNQRVKDALQALSSVGAT, from the coding sequence ATGAGAATAGCAGTTGCTAAAGAAATAGAAGTTTGTGAACGTCGTGTGGGATTAAATCCTGACACTGTTGCTCGATTAGTTAAACAAGGTTTAGAAGTCTGGGTAGAAAAAGGTGCAGGAGAACGTTCCTTTTTTAGTGATTCTGCATATCAAGCAGCAGGCGCTAAAATTATTAGTGATACTGTTCAATTGTGGAACGAAGCCGATATTTTATTAAAAGTTAGTCCACCGCAAGAAAGAGAAGATGGACGCTCAGAAATTGATTTATTACGAGAAGGATCTATTTTAATTAGCTTTCTCAATCCTTTAGGAAATCCGTTGGTGGCGCAGCATCTAGCCAACCGCAAAGTCACAGCTTTGAGCATGGAATTGATCCCCCGCAGCACCAGAGCGCAAAGTATGGATGCTTTGTCTTCACAAGCTTCACTAGCAGGTTACAAGGCAGTATTAATCGCCGCCGCCGCATTACCAAAATATTTCCCGATGCTGACAACAGCTGCCGGCACGATCGCTCCAGCGAAAGTATTTATTATGGGTGCAGGTGTGGCAGGATTGCAAGCGATCGCCACCGCCAGACGTTTGGGCGCAGTTGTCGAAGCCTTTGATATTCGTCCCGCCGTCAAAGAAGAAGTCCAAAGCTTAGGGGCGAAATTCGTCGAAGTCAAACTCGAAGAAGAAACCACAGCAGCAGGTGGTTACGCTAAAGAAATCTCCGAAGCCAGTAAACAGCGGACTCAAGAAGTGGTGACTGAACACGTCAAAAATGCTGATGTCGTCATTACTACCGCCCAAGTCCCAGGAAGAAAAGCCCCATTGTTAGTTACAGAAGAAATGGTGGCACAGATGAAACCCGGTTCGGTGATTGTCGATTTAGCCGCGGAACAAGGTGGTAACTGTGCTTGCACCGATCCCGGTAAAGATATTGTCTGGAATGGCATAACCATTATTGGCCCGATTAATCTACCTTCATCTATGCCAGTTCACGCCAGCCAACTGTATGCCAAGAACGTGACATCGTTGATGCAACTGTTAATTAAAGATAAAGCTTTGCAGATTAACTTTGCTGACGACATCGTTGATGCAGCTTGTATTACCCACGCAGGCGAGATTCGCAATCAACGTGTCAAAGATGCCCTGCAAGCCTTAAGCAGCGTAGGTGCAACTTAA
- a CDS encoding transposase and inactivated derivatives-like protein, whose amino-acid sequence MILPPQSRGDLTERQWKLLMPLLPAQKPKTGRPSKDHRTMINGMLWILRTGAPWRDLPERYGEWETVAGRFYRWRRSGIWQKILQSLQQQADASGQLDWEVHYVDGSVIRAHQHSAGAKRGS is encoded by the coding sequence ATGATCCTTCCACCGCAAAGTCGGGGCGACTTGACAGAGCGACAATGGAAGCTCCTGATGCCGCTGCTTCCCGCTCAAAAACCAAAAACAGGCCGTCCGAGCAAAGACCACCGCACAATGATTAACGGTATGTTGTGGATTTTACGAACCGGAGCGCCGTGGCGCGACCTCCCAGAACGTTATGGAGAGTGGGAGACAGTCGCAGGTAGATTTTACCGTTGGCGTAGAAGTGGCATCTGGCAAAAGATTCTACAGTCCTTGCAACAACAAGCTGATGCTTCGGGGCAACTGGATTGGGAAGTACATTATGTAGATGGTAGCGTTATCCGTGCCCACCAACATTCGGCCGGAGCAAAAAGGGGGAGCTAG
- a CDS encoding 1-deoxy-D-xylulose 5-phosphate reductoisomerase: protein MKAITLLGSTGSIGTQTLDIVAQYPDKFRIVGLAAGNNVEMFAEQIRQFRPSIAAIASEDKLPALQAAIQDLDPQPILLAGKAGVIEVARYGDAETVVTGIVGCAGLLPTIAAIEAGKDIALANKETLIAGGPVVLPLVEKHGVKLLPADSEHSAIFQCLQGVPQGGLRKILLTASGGAFRDWPVEKLPEVTVADALKHPNWSMGKKITVDSATLMNKGLEVIEAHFLFGLDYDNIEIVIHPQSIIHSLIELQDTSVLAQLGWPDMRLPLLYALSWPDRIYTDWERLDLVKAGSFTFREPDHQKYPCMQLAYSAGKAGGSMPAVLNAANEQAVALFLAEKIRFLDIPRCIEWVCDRHQNDNCKNPSLDDILAADLWARQEVLTATKNLVTSPQMISLP, encoded by the coding sequence GTGAAAGCTATTACTCTTCTTGGTTCCACAGGCTCAATCGGTACTCAGACTTTAGATATTGTCGCTCAGTACCCAGATAAGTTTCGGATTGTGGGATTGGCAGCAGGGAATAATGTGGAGATGTTTGCGGAGCAAATTCGGCAGTTTCGGCCGAGTATAGCAGCGATCGCATCTGAAGATAAATTACCCGCACTCCAAGCAGCCATCCAAGACCTCGATCCCCAGCCAATTTTACTAGCTGGCAAAGCCGGAGTGATTGAAGTTGCTCGCTATGGCGATGCCGAAACTGTTGTTACAGGTATTGTTGGTTGTGCTGGTTTATTACCAACTATCGCCGCCATTGAAGCAGGTAAAGATATTGCCCTCGCCAACAAAGAAACCTTGATTGCTGGTGGCCCTGTAGTTCTACCCTTGGTGGAAAAACATGGGGTAAAACTCTTACCTGCTGATTCGGAGCATTCGGCCATATTTCAGTGTCTGCAAGGCGTTCCTCAAGGCGGCTTACGCAAGATTTTACTGACAGCCTCCGGTGGCGCTTTCCGTGATTGGCCTGTAGAAAAATTGCCAGAAGTCACAGTGGCGGATGCGCTCAAACATCCTAACTGGTCAATGGGCAAAAAAATTACGGTAGACTCGGCCACTTTGATGAATAAAGGATTGGAAGTAATTGAAGCTCACTTTCTGTTTGGCTTAGATTACGACAATATCGAAATTGTCATCCATCCCCAAAGCATCATCCACTCGTTAATCGAGTTACAAGATACATCTGTCTTAGCCCAACTTGGCTGGCCGGATATGCGTTTACCCCTGTTATATGCTTTATCTTGGCCTGATCGCATTTACACCGATTGGGAACGCCTTGATTTAGTCAAAGCTGGCAGTTTTACCTTCCGTGAGCCAGATCATCAAAAATATCCTTGTATGCAGTTAGCATATAGCGCAGGTAAGGCAGGTGGCTCTATGCCGGCTGTGTTGAATGCCGCTAATGAGCAAGCTGTAGCTTTATTTTTAGCAGAGAAAATTCGCTTTTTAGATATTCCTCGCTGTATTGAATGGGTATGCGATCGCCATCAAAATGATAACTGTAAAAATCCTTCTTTAGATGACATTTTGGCAGCCGATCTATGGGCAAGACAAGAAGTTTTAACAGCAACTAAAAATTTAGTAACTTCCCCACAGATGATTTCTTTGCCATAA
- a CDS encoding nicotinamide nucleotide transhydrogenase, subunit alpha, with product MTEALLAALFVFVLASFIGFEVINKVPPTLHTPLMSGSNAISGIAVLGAIVAAGARETSVSVILGLIAVILATVNVVGGFLVTDRMLQMFKKKEIKA from the coding sequence ATGACAGAAGCATTACTTGCTGCTTTGTTTGTATTTGTTTTGGCATCTTTTATCGGCTTTGAAGTAATTAACAAAGTTCCACCAACTCTACATACACCCTTAATGTCCGGCTCAAATGCGATTTCTGGCATTGCGGTACTAGGGGCAATAGTAGCGGCTGGTGCTAGAGAGACAAGTGTTTCGGTAATTTTGGGTTTGATTGCAGTGATCCTCGCCACAGTCAACGTTGTGGGTGGTTTCCTCGTCACCGACAGAATGCTGCAAATGTTCAAGAAAAAGGAGATTAAGGCGTGA
- the rnpA gene encoding ribonuclease P, which yields MALPKANRLKSRKDFQAVFREGIRRQSSHFTLRALRPRYYPEPSGDTATTTTLATEVKKVVSTQIGISISTKVSKKAVVRNRIKRQMAAALHQLLPKLSPGWRLVFVVKPTAAESKCGSQQFLQELEQLLAQAEVLNGHS from the coding sequence GTGGCTTTGCCCAAGGCGAATCGATTAAAATCTCGCAAAGATTTTCAGGCAGTTTTCCGAGAAGGAATTCGGCGACAAAGCTCTCATTTCACCTTGAGAGCTTTACGACCGAGATATTATCCAGAACCTTCTGGTGATACTGCCACAACAACTACACTAGCAACTGAAGTTAAAAAAGTTGTTAGTACACAAATTGGCATATCGATCAGCACTAAAGTCAGTAAAAAGGCCGTAGTGCGTAACCGAATAAAACGTCAAATGGCAGCAGCGTTGCATCAGTTGTTGCCAAAATTATCTCCAGGATGGCGGTTGGTATTTGTGGTAAAACCCACAGCAGCAGAATCTAAGTGCGGAAGCCAACAATTTCTGCAAGAATTAGAGCAGTTGTTGGCACAAGCTGAGGTATTAAATGGGCATTCGTGA